The DNA segment ACATCTGTGTCCTCTGATCATTTCATTTGTGTGTTCATCATCTTTATACAAACAAAGAGCAGAAGAAGCTACTTTGAAGCTACAGCTGATAGAAAAATGATCAGAAACAGATTTGATTTTTCATAATGATGGATGTGTTTATTTAACCTAAATACATTTGAACTCTTAGTGACAATTTTAAGAAAACtgatatttattaatatttatgtgacagaaataaaaataatgctgtaaaaatgaaattcaacagtttatatatattttgtaaatgAAATCATGTGTAACAACATTTACATATAAATGTattctaaaacaaacaaaaaaaggacttaaaaaaataaaatcacatatGACATTATTTACAGTCAACATCtgatttttaaacaaacacGTGTGGTTCggttgtgtgtttaaaatatGTGCACACTGTGGTTCTTTCCCACATCTTCTAATGTGTTTTGTTCCAAGTTGGTTTCAGACTGAAGGATTCATTAAACCCTTTTTAAGAATCATTCAAAATGATGATCATCAATGATAATATCtataaacagtaataaaaacagggctgtgttttacatcagcttcagcttcatttaTTTGTACCCATGGTTAGATTTCATTTGCAGTAGGCAGTCATCCACCTTTacatacacatttacacaacagTACAAAAGTACTTTTTGATTCATGAaagagaaataagacaaatgttGCCTTTGTATCATCTCTGATATAGAAGGTATCATTTGAAGATGTGAGTGAAGGACACAAATATTTTGATCTGGTGTTGTTCTACATTTTCGGACTAAAAGACAGAAGGAAGAAAGTGAAAGTGACTGTGCGAGGGGTTGAAGTCATGAAGTCAAGTGGAGGCCGCTGACTGCTGTTACTTTCTGCTGTACAGGTTAAACAGGGACTCACAGTCAGCCTGCTAGAACATTTGGATgaagagaaaaaggaggaaaaagactTTGAGGGAAAAATCCAATAAGATCAGCATGTTTTGAATGTGGGAATACAACAGTTTCCTCCACCATGACACACACTGGAGCCTCTTTTTgctcacagcttcactgtttgtCTCAAAGTTCAGTTTGGAGGCCAAAATTGTTCCAACACATTTGTAAGTTTGCACTAATTTCACTGTGTGAGCCTTAATGGATGTAATCAAAGAATCAGTCAGTGAAATATGAAGCTGTGCTGGAAGTTTGGAGGAGAAAAGTGTCTCAGTGAGTTTAATGAGGTGAACACATGAATACAGAGCACTGACTGACACGTACAGACTCCTTTAATGAGTCGCACACATTTTTGGGACTTCATTAAATGTCAAAGTCAAAAATGACACCTAACAACACACAACAAGCTGCGaccacattattgtgtgtttgctgtttgtgtgctttgtttCCTGTTATGATAGCAGGCATACAGCCATGTTCTCAATGTCTCAGCTATCATtgattatttctgcttttcctcTTCTATTAGGCACTTCAACTCAATGAATGACACACAGAAAGATTTCATGACTGTGTTCTTCAAAATAAGGAGAATATGTTATCTGCATCTGAATGACTCATGTTGCCTTGTTTCTACTTTGTTtgcatatttctgctttttggaaATGATTTTCTGAATCATTCAGTAGTTTTTGtaataataatgacatttaGCAAGACTTCAAAATGATTCTCCAACATTTGCTGTTCAGACTTGATCTGTTCTTACGTGTGTGATATCCAGAATGAAAAATTCAGCTCAGCTAATAAAATGGGAGCTGAGCAGACTGCAGGGGCTTCATGGTCTCTCCTCTGATTCCATTAAAGTTCATTTGTCAGCTCTGAGTTGAGGATTTGAGCTGTTTCTCTCACAGGTGAAGAACACAGATCCTTCCTGGAATCATTCTTGAAGCAGAGTTCATGCTTGTAACTGTCATTGTGTTATTAAAGTGAAAAGCCACAGCTAACGGTGTggaggctgcagagcagaaaccCACACAGCCCGTCTGCTGCAGGAGAGCAAGTTTATGATCTGTGAATGCTGCAGTCACACAGGTTATgtatgacagaaaatgacaaacaCATTCTTAAAgttcaaatctttatttttacttcagACAAATAACTACATTTATTGTATTATGGTGGGTTCTGAATGCATCACCCGAGTTTTTCTGCAGAGATgtacaaaaaattaaaacttgaCATAAAGAATCTACGCTTCATACAAACAcatcaaacatgtttatttgtaaATTTATATTACACAGTTTAAGATGATTAAATGAGAAAAGGTGAAATGCTCATTAATGAAACATTGAACCAACCagaatttaatttatatttctgaCTGCTGACTCGAGGAAATCTGATGGTGAGAAAAGGCGAGCAGAAAACAGTCAGTCAGCATGTGTGCAGTTGGTGGACGCTCCCTTGTTTGTGAGgatcatcagcagagagagtccACAGCAGTACACCAGACTCTTCACTATCAGCACTGTGTACAGCAGGCAGAGCAGCTTCACCCTGCACTGAGACTGGAAGGACACTgaaggacagacagacacaaagagacagacagacagtcgGGTTATTCCTCTCAGATCAAGGAGAAAAAGTCCAAATAGAAAcagtcacagcttcttcttcaagTGGATGAATTGATGTAGTGTTTGTGTCCACTTGGGGGCAGAAGAACTCCACAAGCAGCTAACAAACTGATCTCTGACATATTATggtctgtctgctgtttggtgCTGAGCAGCTAGTGTACAGTGGCTTTATCAGAGCTTGTTGGATGAAGATTTGATCAATTAGTGACACTTTAAGTCCCTAAACTTGTTCCCTCATTGGACATTGGAGCTGTCCATGCAGAGAGGCAGCAGGTGATCTTACAGTCAGCTGGCTGCAGAGCTGGCAGGTCTGCTGGCTCTCTCTCTGGAGGACAGGAGGCTGCTGGAGCTGGAACctctgaaacagaaaaggagTCAAATGTTTGGAGCTGCAGTGAGAAATGTCAGtcctctgctcctctgctctctttgACAGCATCTCCACATGAAGCTGAATCACTGCTGAACACAGTCACCAAGCCTTCATTACCTTGTTGTGTTTGGGCCTCCACTGTGCCCCCCTCGTGCTTCACCCAGCAGCTGTATTTATATGTGTCAGAATCACTCCCATCAACCATCCTGATGGCAATGGTGCGTCCCGACTCTCTGAGCTCCAGCTGCTCTCCCTCAGCAGGGGGCAGCTCCTCCGCTTCTCCGCcgttcttcttctgtcttttccAGGAGAACTGGACCAGAGGAGGAAACATGGCTGAGGCCACACACAGCAGGGAGCTGTTCCCCTCCAGGTGGGCTCTGGATGCTGCTGGGTACACGCTCACCACGGGCTTCACTACCTGCTCATCTGAAGTTTGACAGCAGCAAcaagcagcacagacacacattcacacagtcagcagcagcttccagcACTGCACTGCATTCAGTCTGATCCTGGAAACTACATGGACTCTGATCACTAAACTACTCATCAATACAGCACAAAGTTCACTACATACACTGGATTCAGCTTCATATCAAACACAGTCATCACCTCATGTCATCATGGCTCACATGTGGAACACTCAGCGtggttttaaaaataacattcaatttgtttctttttcatttgtcatgtgtttgtttcttattgtttgaattcagtttaactttaaaatatatacatttgtttttatggaagtgaaaatgtattttccatATTAGTCCTGAGACACAAGAGTCTCTCCAAaactatatttatattttttcataaTACACTGcaccaaaaatgaaataaactttAATTCCACATAATTCAATTGTTACAAAGTCTTTAATATATTTCATCATGCAGTCCATATTTGCctttcacttttttcttcatacattttttttgtaaaagttgGAAATGCACAATattgattattttgttttatgtttcttgTTGCACATATACAAAGAATGGAACAGccatttattgtcattgtacatgtacaacggAATTATTGAAAAACTGTAGCATCTATTATGATGCagtaaaaattaaattacaaataaaagctttttctagaatatatttttaaatatatggaAAATTAAAATCCACAGTATTTGAAAAAGaatatgtaaaaatatttttacaaaatATTCACCTTAGCAAATTAAggacatttaaataatattaaCGTTTAATTGCCTTGCAGAAATTTAGGCTTACATGTAAACATGCAGAAAATACATATCTGGGTTTAACAATATCATGTTTTATAAGGAAATATGtattaattgttttatttactaAAAGTTATGTTAATGTAGCTACATAAATGTTTgactattaaaataaattaactcTTCAACATGAAATTTTCCACACAAGACATttatagactttaaagttctgatgctggtctataaagctctgaatggtttaggaccaaaatatatcagtgacctcctgacccagtatgaaccttccagatccctcaggtcatctggatccggttttttatcagttcccagagtcagaaccagacacggagaagctgcattcagcttttatgctccatatatctggaacaaactcccagaaagcctcagatcagctgaaacactcagtttatttaaatccaggttgaagactcacctattctcagctgcatttgaataaaacaccaaatccacacttaagcttaaatttcaaaacttacattttaacaacTGATTTTGTCtactctccaaaagttgaatctgttcatctggacgtagcgttttgtgggaaaaacgtttcgtcactcatccaagtgacttcttcagtctcagctgactgcaggtttccccaaaccttataaacagacacacaaccTTATAAATTTGacacacatcaaattcaccagggaggatatgaaaaggggcaggttagccttcttagactgtgagatttccatcagtaatgggggacatctaaaagctgacgtgtaccgtaaacctacacatacggatcagtatctaaggtttgactctcatcatccactggagcacaaactgggtgtcatcaggacgctacaacacagagccaacaccatccccactgacacagcggccagggaggcagaagaacagcacatcaagaaggccctgagtaaatgtggttatcccagctggacttttgtcaaagctgggaaggctcctaaagaaagctccagccgatccaggagagaaggacaaccgctgcccaggcgaaaacctgtagtgatcccatatgtgtcaggagtatcggaacagttgagacgcatttttctaaacaccgggcctctgtggcttttaaaccccaaaacacgctgcgccaaaaactggtccacccaaggatcgggtcccccgacacaaacagagtaacatagtgtacgctgttaagtgccaggaggattgacaggatttatacatcggggaaaccaaacaacctctagcgaagcggatggcacaacacagaagagctacctcgtcaggccaggactctgcagtctatttacacctacaggccagtggacactcttttcaatgatgaggatgtacacatcctggacagggaggaacgctggtttgagcgcttgagtcaaggaggccatttacgtgaaaaggaaagaccatctctgaatcgaggagggggccaaagggtacatctgtcaccatcttacaatgctgtgattgcagccattccccaactctctgtgaatgggactcatggccattgatcagtgttctttgatcagtgggttttggtcagtggttgttgatcaatggtcatgggaatttgcataattatgattaaggaactgacctcacagcccattgttccttcagtgggctggtttcagtcattatgcaaatgtactgttcataaggtttggggaaacctgcagtcagctgagactgaagaagtcacttggatgagtgatttaaacgtttctcccacaaaacgctacgtccagatgaacagattcaacttttggagatttactttcctggatgattgagaatgcatcaagacgattttgtctactgttctgattttatctactgttttgtttgtttgtttgtttaaatcaattttaaatcatgctttttaattgtttttgtttttaatgtctctgtaaagcactttgaatcaccttgttgttgaattgtgctatataaataaacttgccttgcctataaacatttaatttttaacaTCAAATATGATCTTGTGTTGAAAAACCAGCAGATGGTGCAGAATTACTGAGATGATCAAATCCTAAATATTTGTAACATCACTAATATTTGCAGAAATAAAGAATAACTTTAGTTGTTCAGTGAGATTTCAACATGTTCTCAGAGATTATTGAGCTTTTCTTATGTAACAATGGCTGCAGATGAATTCTCTACTAATGATGAAAAACTAACATGTAAAGCCtgaagcagcagaaactgactttaaacacattttcagcttctacaataaaacaactgaaggaaaataaatgtttgttcttACCTGTTACAGACAGTTTAGTTCCAGAGCCAAAGATGTAGTACCATCCTCCTCTCACAGCGAGACAGACTGCTACAAAAACCTGTCGCTGTTGAATGTgtctgataggtttgtagcttaaccctattcgctggaacgttgaaggcaatgtaattacacagcaagcaagacacgagtaggcaacattctttatgattcacgtgcacgggagagaactggacaggcgccgttccttcgcttgaccccagttgctctcgtccgctcccccgtaacactgctcttttattgtggttacatgaatatgcataggttcattaacatatagcATTCTTACATAGgaatgcatgtgaacaaagaataccctgtgtgtgtgtgtgtgtgtgtgtgtgtgtgtgtgtgtgtgtgtgtgtgtgtgtgtgtgtgtgtgtgtgtgtgtgtgaacccataaacaaaatgcacttagagtaaaacagacatagatacctttatcctaccataaaacaataagacaaggtacgacctctcccatgctcccaggatgtaggtgtgaaagccagagtgctctggaatgcacacaacgtGTGTctgcagactactaaggatcaatCCTCTATTAAtctacaactaattataaaactctaagcatatgagtagatatttctaagcataaatgacaatcaacaatacaaaacctAACATTCCCCCCTTTTTGGCAGTTACGCTAGAAAAGTACCCAGTTATGAATACCTCACgtctgacagtgtcaatgcaaccatttttatactcagcatatgtcaATCACTCTAAATTACTGTCTGTAACGCACACAGTTTGACAAATGTATTAGAAGTTATCCAActtctcattgatctcattcaatggtaactgcatcctacaagcaaacaaatgaattgttaatggtcaaaagagaaattaacattttcaaaaacactccagcttgATGGTGCTCCTCTacaagacatgtaaatcacacgtctctctgcagagtggtttaagttctgcagggcaTCATAAATGTGTCTTCAAGTTAtccataggaccagagtccaaatgtatggaGAATAGAGATTCAGacataccagttgagtttgttgtttgtcaccatgggtctcagctatcgtgaaagctgcagacctcttcagcactctagttttatggcctctgccaacccccatcacctcacttcaggcctctgtCCTTTGGGGGATACATatcctccattgtccatcctctgcaggaaaaatCCTCTATGGAAAGGGTGCTGGATTCAGTTATCTTACTGCTtttatgatcccagcagtcttcagtgtgtcatcgtatgcacagtacagtgacacagcattaggtgatgttcataggaaactgctgtcatcaccaccatagcttctggttcctgtgcttttcacagaatcatgatgccatcctCGAAATCCGCCTGCGCTGTcgatggagcttggcacgctcccctcatccttcaggtgcccgtctgtcgtccacaatctcctctgttggcctctggaaagcccccttggcacagctctcattccaacgcagcttcatggtccttgctgtggctccaaagtctgatctcatgatgggccccaaaaagctcgacctttgacctcaaccactgccttgGCTGTCAGCTATGCTTGGAATGGGTtcgcttctcactgggcctctgaagatttctcagaagattcctttcagcaatactctgactgctgcacctgtatttccttgctaggaggaaaaaccTCTACTTGGAAAGCATGTcaatcatcatcaaaccacattctttagttcagtgagcttcatctatggaccatcaaagcctcatctgaacatggatgcaccacttgcataggtttaatacccgttgatgaactgttaatcacacaaaaatcataaaaacatagtttagaaaacataaaaaagataaTTTCATGTAACTctgtaattctggacccctcctcttgacgcatggacactcccatgagtcaactcatcaaacctagattcctgtctgaaagaaaaaagttagctagatcatgtcccaggcaacatcagggtGTCTCCCCTGGAGCAGCACCtataaccctgcaataaaagatgttagtgtgttttgcatattagGTTCGCTTAAAACCCGGCTCCTTCAGGAGcctgcatacacaccatcatggcctggaaaacaagatctagaaggaaaataaaacttcacacttataaacaattgtataATAAGAGTAAGAAAGCATtcagcatcaacaggacaagtatcatgtgcaggtttctcaaatcagtaaactgcaattattggcataatttgcctcagacatggatcatcccatgtactcagttaacattaatgtaaccggtgacttcccttaagcaaagtcactccatgtatataacactaggagctcagcagtggccagctaatgagccccatattaaactattccataaacactgcatctctcatttgctttctcatgttacttgtccgtctctgctgaatcctctacatgcacacttagaaaaacaaacattatcaACACACATGGAtaatcctggaggtcaggcacaaattgacagggtccagaggtgctgtaaaaagaccataaagttagccatTTATAGCTGTGGAAACaagtgacactagtttcaacacaggaaatttctcacatgttattcacatcgtcaaagtaaccttcacatttcCACAACAACACAgcgtaacagcatcaccaactcataacctggAAGCACAGTTTTCCTCACACATGAACACAGAAATCCTGTCGTagaaaaacatcaaccagctatcctggtataaatcacatgaagaactgtaatgctgtagaaatgttagcgctgcgcaggtgtacacacactttctcacagttacctctgtgagcaacacaaggtagtgaataacacccctggtagatgcacagacacagaaattGGCAGTTAAAAGGTTAAATTGGTATGGCCAAAGCTCACGCAACCtcaaatgttgttgtcatctttctgctccttgtaaaaagaaacacacataaattcatctgcacctttgtcaggtgggggttaacttcgcacagtCGTGTTACATCAGTaaagtcttgtcagcttttgtcagctttttttccctttcactcattcattcattctttctttgctgttaGTGGAACCTATCGTCGCCTTTAGCATCCACTCACAGCAAAATGACATCattccaaaaaagaaaatttcaaaagaagaatttagactggattatctcgctgaatcctttttgacagggactttcattttaattctcccagataagtgactttctcctgagcccattttaattttttggagAAAGTCAACGGTTTGCAACGGTTTTCTCGACATGTCGTATAACGCTTTTGTTccaatcgtgcagatctgctcaaacagagatgaTCAAACAAAACTTCCAGTGCACTgtaaagtatcaaaataaaaaggcctcgttcAGTCATGACACacgctcctcatctc comes from the Oreochromis aureus strain Israel breed Guangdong linkage group 18, ZZ_aureus, whole genome shotgun sequence genome and includes:
- the LOC120434236 gene encoding immunoglobulin mu heavy chain-like; this encodes MLFLPAAALCCLCSALVTMAAEQLIQDDLTLTRRVGESVSFSCGGINKCDSEYIRWYQKIETFKIILRIDTKDCGIYSDYAHPQKQDFSAGNKHNGCNLKLEKVKLDHSATYYCSCYKSAPHRGWYYIFGSGTKLSVTDEQVVKPVVSVYPAASRAHLEGNSSLLCVASAMFPPLVQFSWKRQKKNGGEAEELPPAEGEQLELRESGRTIAIRMVDGSDSDTYKYSCWVKHEGGTVEAQTQQEVPAPAASCPPEREPADLPALQPADLSFQSQCRVKLLCLLYTVLIVKSLVYCCGLSLLMILTNKGASTNCTHAD